In one Vibrio sp. VB16 genomic region, the following are encoded:
- the spoT gene encoding bifunctional GTP diphosphokinase/guanosine-3',5'-bis pyrophosphate 3'-pyrophosphohydrolase: MYLFDSLKDVAQEYLTEPHLEALRQSYVVAKDAHEGQTRSSGEPYIIHPVAVARILAEMRLDHETLMAALLHDVIEDTEVSKEELANQFGDTVAELVDGVSKLDKLKFRDRKEAQAENFRKMVLAMVQDIRVILIKLADRTHNMRTLGALRPDKRRRIAKETLEIYSPLAHRLGIHNIKTELEELGFEALYPNRYKVLKEVVKTARGNRKEMIQRIHSEIEGRLEEVGLKASVLGREKNLFSIYNKMKTKEQKFHTIMDIYAFRVIVDSPDTCYRVLGQVHNLYKPRPARMKDYIAVPKANGYQSLHTSMVGPHGVPVEVQIRTDDMDQMADKGVAAHWSYKAGGERKGTTAQVKAQRWMQSLLELQQSAGNSFEFIENVKSDLFPDEIFVFTPKGRIVELPAGATAVDFAYAVHTDVGNTCVGARVDRQPYPLSKSLKNGQAIEIISAPGARPNAAWLNYVVTSRARTKIRQVLKTMRRDESVALGRRLLNHALGRHTIESVYPTNIEHVLSDLKVKSMDDLLAAIGLGELMSIVIARRLLGDADALTETSSVTSTSSKKLSIKGADGILLTYAKCCHPIPGDHIIAHVSPGRGLVVHLESCPNIRGYQKEPDKYMSVEWSDEHEHEFISELQIDMHNKQGALAELTNVVSRTGSNIHGITTEEKDGRLYTVTLAVTTKNRVHLAEIMKKIRVIPHALKVRRKRT, encoded by the coding sequence TTGTATCTATTCGATAGCCTAAAAGATGTTGCCCAAGAATACCTAACAGAGCCTCACCTAGAGGCTCTGCGTCAATCTTATGTGGTAGCAAAAGATGCCCATGAAGGGCAGACCCGCTCAAGCGGGGAACCTTATATCATTCACCCTGTTGCTGTAGCTCGTATCCTCGCAGAAATGCGTTTGGATCATGAAACCTTAATGGCTGCACTTTTACATGATGTGATAGAAGATACGGAAGTCTCTAAGGAAGAACTTGCTAATCAGTTTGGTGATACGGTTGCTGAACTCGTTGATGGAGTATCTAAGTTAGATAAACTTAAATTTAGAGATCGAAAAGAAGCCCAAGCAGAGAACTTTCGTAAGATGGTTCTTGCTATGGTGCAAGACATTCGCGTGATCCTTATCAAGCTTGCTGACCGCACGCATAATATGCGTACGCTTGGTGCACTTCGTCCAGACAAACGCCGTCGAATAGCGAAAGAAACACTCGAAATATACTCTCCCCTTGCCCATAGATTAGGCATCCATAATATTAAAACTGAGTTAGAAGAACTTGGTTTTGAAGCGCTCTATCCAAATCGCTACAAAGTCCTCAAGGAAGTAGTGAAGACCGCGCGTGGTAACCGAAAAGAGATGATTCAACGTATTCACTCAGAAATCGAAGGTCGTCTAGAAGAAGTAGGCTTAAAAGCCAGTGTGTTAGGACGAGAGAAAAATCTCTTTTCGATCTACAACAAAATGAAAACCAAAGAGCAGAAATTCCATACCATTATGGATATCTATGCCTTTCGAGTCATCGTAGATAGCCCCGATACGTGTTATCGAGTATTAGGTCAGGTGCATAACCTTTATAAACCTCGCCCAGCTCGAATGAAAGATTATATTGCCGTCCCAAAAGCCAATGGCTATCAGTCGCTGCATACTTCAATGGTTGGCCCTCACGGCGTGCCTGTAGAAGTACAAATTCGTACAGATGACATGGATCAAATGGCAGACAAAGGTGTTGCTGCACATTGGTCATATAAAGCTGGTGGCGAACGCAAAGGCACCACCGCTCAGGTTAAAGCGCAGCGTTGGATGCAGAGCTTACTTGAGCTTCAACAAAGCGCAGGTAACTCCTTTGAGTTTATTGAAAACGTTAAGTCCGACCTTTTTCCTGACGAAATTTTCGTTTTCACACCTAAAGGTCGTATTGTCGAATTGCCTGCTGGCGCGACTGCCGTCGATTTCGCCTACGCCGTCCACACTGATGTAGGCAATACCTGCGTAGGTGCTCGAGTTGACCGTCAACCCTATCCTCTGAGTAAATCACTTAAGAACGGTCAGGCAATTGAAATTATAAGTGCTCCTGGGGCTCGCCCTAATGCCGCATGGCTCAACTATGTGGTTACCTCTAGAGCAAGAACCAAGATACGCCAAGTGCTGAAAACCATGCGTCGTGATGAATCGGTGGCGTTGGGTCGCAGGCTGCTTAACCATGCTTTAGGCCGGCACACTATAGAAAGCGTTTACCCAACAAACATCGAGCATGTTTTATCTGACCTTAAGGTCAAGTCCATGGACGATTTACTTGCGGCTATCGGTTTGGGTGAGCTCATGAGTATTGTTATTGCTCGCCGTTTGCTGGGCGATGCCGATGCACTGACCGAAACCAGTTCAGTAACGTCAACATCAAGTAAGAAACTATCTATCAAGGGCGCTGATGGCATTCTGCTTACCTATGCTAAGTGCTGTCATCCAATACCCGGTGACCATATCATTGCTCACGTTTCACCAGGGCGCGGCTTAGTCGTACACCTTGAATCTTGTCCAAATATACGTGGTTATCAGAAAGAACCAGATAAATACATGTCTGTGGAATGGTCTGATGAACACGAACACGAGTTCATTTCTGAGTTGCAGATTGATATGCATAATAAACAAGGTGCACTTGCAGAGCTCACCAACGTTGTTTCGCGTACTGGCTCTAATATTCACGGCATTACAACGGAAGAGAAAGATGGTCGTTTATACACAGTCACTTTAGCGGTTACGACAAAAAACCGCGTTCATTTAGCGGAAATAATGAAGAAAATCCGCGTGATACCACATGCATTGAAAGTTAGACGCAAAAGAACGTAG
- the rpoZ gene encoding DNA-directed RNA polymerase subunit omega: protein MARVTVQDAVEKVGNRFDLVLISARRARQMQTGGKDSLVPEENDKPTVIALREIEEGLITKDVLDARERQEQQEQEAAELAAVSSITHTR from the coding sequence ATGGCACGCGTAACCGTTCAAGATGCAGTTGAAAAAGTTGGCAACCGCTTCGACCTAGTACTAATCTCGGCTCGCCGCGCTCGTCAGATGCAAACTGGCGGCAAAGATTCACTAGTGCCAGAAGAGAATGATAAGCCTACTGTTATCGCACTTCGTGAAATCGAAGAAGGCTTGATCACTAAGGACGTTCTTGATGCACGTGAACGTCAAGAACAACAAGAACAAGAAGCGGCTGAACTCGCTGCTGTAAGTAGCATTACTCACACTCGTTAA
- the gmk gene encoding guanylate kinase: MAQGTLYIVSAPSGAGKSSLISALLETNPTYAMKVSVSHTTRNMRPGEEDGLHYHFIQKEKFEALIAKNEFLEYAEVFGNYYGTSRVWIEDNLNKGIDVFLDIDWQGARQIRKQMPLAKSVFIIPPSNGELERRLNARGQDNEAIIAKRMSEAKSEMSHFDEYDYLIVNDDFDASLMDFKAIIRAERLKQDKQAAKYNGMLTALLAE, encoded by the coding sequence ATGGCTCAAGGGACTCTTTATATAGTATCCGCTCCTAGCGGTGCAGGTAAATCTAGCTTAATTTCAGCGCTGCTGGAAACAAACCCGACTTACGCAATGAAAGTCTCTGTATCTCACACAACGCGTAACATGCGCCCTGGTGAAGAAGATGGCTTGCACTACCATTTTATTCAAAAAGAGAAGTTTGAAGCGCTAATCGCGAAAAACGAATTTCTCGAATATGCTGAAGTTTTCGGTAATTACTATGGAACTTCTCGTGTATGGATTGAAGATAACCTGAACAAAGGTATCGACGTTTTCCTTGATATTGATTGGCAAGGTGCTCGACAGATCCGTAAACAGATGCCACTTGCTAAGAGCGTTTTTATTATTCCACCATCTAATGGTGAATTAGAACGTCGCCTCAATGCAAGAGGACAAGATAATGAAGCAATCATAGCAAAGCGCATGAGTGAAGCTAAATCCGAAATGTCACATTTTGACGAATACGATTATCTTATTGTTAATGATGATTTTGATGCATCATTGATGGACTTTAAGGCGATTATTCGTGCGGAGCGCTTAAAACAAGACAAACAAGCGGCGAAATATAATGGTATGCTCACAGCACTATTGGCAGAGTAA
- a CDS encoding YgjV family protein, with translation MPNIDAAQAIGLVALVIGGCNFLNTNDHQFKVQLTIFCVVLSIHFYLMGAITGCIISFISGLRTLVSLKNHDYRIMFIFMSVFWLVGLPSIDYGYELLPIIGSSITTYAYFKTGGIKMRLLVGINSLCWLVHNILISSIGGVTMETIFIVFNLYTISRIYSSNLELKRKLKHQYHQCDPS, from the coding sequence GTGCCAAACATAGATGCCGCACAAGCCATTGGTCTTGTAGCCCTTGTTATTGGTGGCTGTAATTTTTTAAATACAAATGACCACCAATTCAAAGTTCAATTAACTATTTTCTGCGTTGTATTATCAATTCATTTCTATTTAATGGGCGCGATTACTGGTTGTATCATTTCGTTTATAAGTGGGTTGCGTACATTAGTATCATTAAAGAACCATGATTATCGGATAATGTTTATTTTCATGTCTGTATTTTGGCTAGTAGGACTTCCAAGCATCGATTATGGATATGAATTACTACCAATAATAGGATCCTCCATAACCACTTACGCTTACTTTAAGACAGGTGGTATTAAGATGAGACTTTTGGTCGGTATAAACAGTTTGTGTTGGCTAGTTCATAACATATTAATATCATCAATTGGTGGTGTAACAATGGAAACAATATTCATAGTATTTAACCTCTATACTATCTCCCGCATCTATAGTTCAAATTTGGAGTTAAAAAGGAAACTAAAGCATCAATACCACCAATGTGACCCATCTTAA
- a CDS encoding SDR family NAD(P)-dependent oxidoreductase: protein MAKYLITGASTGIGAEASRTLAKDNELFLVYNRSKENAEQLKIDVETMGAKVHLFQADLTSEEACIKLFDDISLVTTSLDGLINNAGGLVQRQSIEEFKWDLMLDIFNLNTFSLLKVTSLAVPFLKKGTNPSIVNTTSIVVRHGGPTATLYAASKGAVDTFTRGACRELAPTIRVNSVSPGVIDTPFHHKVSTEEQMKTWAEGNPLKRNGVSKNVADAIKFCLENDFVNGESIDVNGGLYIR, encoded by the coding sequence ATGGCCAAATATTTAATCACGGGTGCAAGTACAGGCATTGGTGCAGAGGCATCTCGCACCCTAGCTAAAGACAATGAATTATTTTTAGTTTATAACCGATCTAAAGAAAACGCTGAACAACTTAAAATCGATGTCGAAACGATGGGGGCAAAAGTTCATTTATTTCAAGCTGATCTCACGTCTGAAGAAGCTTGCATTAAGTTATTCGACGACATTAGCTTAGTCACAACTAGTCTAGATGGTTTAATTAACAACGCCGGAGGGCTGGTACAGCGCCAAAGTATTGAAGAGTTTAAATGGGATTTAATGTTAGATATATTCAATTTAAATACATTTTCACTCTTGAAAGTGACTTCTCTAGCCGTTCCTTTCCTGAAAAAAGGAACAAACCCTAGCATAGTTAATACAACGTCAATTGTGGTAAGACACGGTGGGCCAACAGCAACTTTATACGCCGCGTCAAAAGGAGCCGTCGATACATTTACAAGGGGGGCATGTAGAGAACTAGCACCAACGATCCGAGTTAACTCAGTTTCTCCTGGCGTTATCGACACACCATTTCACCATAAAGTGTCTACCGAAGAACAAATGAAAACCTGGGCCGAGGGCAATCCTTTGAAGAGAAATGGTGTGTCAAAAAATGTTGCGGACGCCATTAAATTTTGTTTAGAAAATGATTTTGTTAACGGTGAGAGTATCGACGTTAACGGTGGTCTTTATATTCGCTAA
- a CDS encoding TRAP transporter small permease, whose protein sequence is MNIILIKLDKLIFKTFSTIAINFLVCLFLLMAMNVILRFFPIISIGWFDEIIELLFSWMIFCEAAVLWKLKEHPYIDLIENKIKNDVIKYKLFTLIELINISFLAFFVYYSCTLINNASAWSPIFKISKKIYYLSMPLSGLYMIACSLLFIYHHMDKIKKAKYEQRINDIESQYKIRS, encoded by the coding sequence ATGAATATAATTTTAATAAAATTAGACAAGTTGATATTTAAAACATTTAGTACCATTGCTATCAATTTCTTAGTCTGTCTTTTTTTACTTATGGCGATGAATGTCATTTTACGATTCTTTCCAATAATATCGATTGGTTGGTTTGACGAAATAATAGAGTTGCTGTTTTCGTGGATGATATTTTGTGAGGCCGCCGTTCTGTGGAAACTTAAAGAGCACCCATACATTGACCTTATTGAAAATAAAATAAAAAATGATGTTATTAAATATAAATTATTTACATTAATTGAACTTATTAACATTTCCTTTTTAGCATTTTTTGTTTATTACAGTTGCACATTAATTAATAATGCAAGTGCATGGTCTCCAATATTTAAAATCTCTAAAAAAATATACTATCTTTCTATGCCATTGTCAGGTTTGTATATGATAGCTTGCTCCCTTTTGTTTATTTATCACCATATGGACAAAATTAAAAAAGCGAAATATGAACAAAGAATTAATGACATAGAATCTCAATACAAAATTAGGAGTTAG
- a CDS encoding TRAP transporter large permease, whose protein sequence is MSALVVFVGLISLILLGVPIAVSMGGVSIIAMHEDFSSLTMLAQRMYASTTGFTLLAIPFFILAGNLMNTGGITDRIFRFAKAGVGHYWGGLGQVNILSSVIFSGMSGAAVADAAGLGKIEIKAMVDNGYDSKFAAAITAASSTIGPVIPPSIPFVIYGSLTGVSVGKLFLAGMIPGALMAITMVIAVYIISKRRNYKRQPRAARSEFWISLKEAILPLMTPVIIVGGILGGVFTPTEAAVVACMYAMALSGLVYKELSFRSLIDILKDTLLHTVRVMFIISTAGFFSWVMIYLQVPQAVIDSLISMTDSSVVLLLIMIFVLLGLGMFLEGVAVILICVPIFMPLVQHIGMDPIQFGVVMILASMIGLLSPPVGMCLYAVASISNVKIGALSKEVLPYMLGILLVLFFVAFIPEISLFAPYLLG, encoded by the coding sequence ATGTCAGCACTAGTTGTATTTGTAGGGCTTATCTCGTTGATTTTGTTGGGCGTACCGATTGCTGTGTCTATGGGAGGGGTCTCCATAATAGCAATGCATGAAGACTTCTCTAGTCTTACCATGCTCGCCCAAAGAATGTACGCATCCACAACAGGCTTTACATTATTGGCAATCCCTTTCTTTATATTAGCCGGGAACTTAATGAATACAGGTGGTATCACCGATAGGATATTCAGATTTGCCAAAGCTGGAGTGGGCCATTATTGGGGTGGTTTGGGGCAAGTCAATATACTATCAAGTGTTATTTTCTCTGGTATGTCAGGCGCTGCTGTTGCTGATGCGGCAGGGCTCGGAAAAATTGAAATAAAAGCTATGGTAGACAATGGTTATGATTCAAAATTCGCAGCGGCCATCACTGCAGCATCTTCCACTATTGGTCCCGTCATTCCACCGAGTATTCCATTTGTTATTTATGGTTCCCTTACTGGTGTGTCCGTAGGAAAATTATTTCTTGCCGGTATGATTCCAGGTGCGCTGATGGCGATAACGATGGTCATAGCCGTTTATATCATATCAAAAAGAAGGAATTACAAACGACAGCCTAGAGCGGCTAGAAGCGAGTTCTGGATTAGTTTGAAAGAGGCTATTTTGCCTCTAATGACACCCGTCATCATTGTAGGCGGAATATTAGGCGGCGTTTTTACTCCTACTGAAGCGGCAGTAGTAGCCTGTATGTATGCGATGGCATTGAGTGGCCTTGTTTACAAGGAGCTTAGTTTTCGCTCACTAATTGACATATTGAAAGATACGTTACTCCATACAGTAAGAGTCATGTTTATTATTTCAACAGCTGGGTTCTTTAGTTGGGTTATGATTTACCTACAAGTACCACAAGCCGTCATAGATTCGTTGATCTCCATGACCGATTCTTCAGTCGTATTACTGTTAATAATGATATTTGTGTTGCTGGGTCTTGGAATGTTTCTAGAGGGTGTGGCGGTTATTCTAATCTGTGTACCGATATTTATGCCTTTAGTACAACACATCGGAATGGACCCTATTCAATTTGGTGTTGTTATGATTTTAGCATCAATGATTGGACTATTGAGCCCACCCGTAGGAATGTGTCTATACGCTGTAGCCAGTATAAGTAATGTCAAAATTGGTGCACTGAGTAAAGAAGTACTTCCTTATATGTTAGGGATACTGCTTGTTCTGTTCTTTGTAGCTTTTATTCCAGAAATCTCGCTGTTTGCTCCGTATCTTTTGGGATGA
- a CDS encoding TRAP transporter substrate-binding protein, which translates to MNIYPTLKKITLSAIALGLLASNPAFSAVTLKLAHYAEPGHPADVAANQMAKNVKERTGGEVKINVYPANQLGSPNDVLEQNVLGVIDMSLPTQGHLSKYSLKFATVMTPFAFRDAKHAYDVLDGPFIEWAAPDLEQHNLIYLSNWDWGFRNITNNKKAINHATDVEGLKLRTPPEVQLQSAMSALGANVAQLSFNELYMALKQGVVDGQENPLSVIYYNKLYEVQNNLAMTEHVYNSMVNVISKKKWDKLTPEQQIILKEESIKAGNMMRETMQKEQVELVKMLEEKGMKVTRPNKAEFKAAMGPAYTKIGQYAGEENLQTFLDMLN; encoded by the coding sequence ATGAACATCTACCCTACATTGAAAAAAATCACATTGTCTGCCATTGCCTTGGGATTATTAGCTAGCAACCCTGCGTTTAGTGCAGTGACATTGAAGTTAGCTCATTACGCAGAACCAGGACACCCTGCAGATGTCGCTGCAAATCAAATGGCAAAGAATGTTAAAGAAAGAACAGGTGGTGAAGTAAAAATAAACGTATATCCCGCAAACCAATTGGGTAGCCCAAATGACGTTTTAGAGCAAAATGTACTTGGTGTTATTGACATGAGCCTACCAACTCAAGGTCACCTAAGTAAGTATTCGTTGAAATTTGCAACCGTAATGACGCCGTTCGCATTTAGAGACGCAAAGCATGCATATGACGTTCTTGATGGGCCTTTTATCGAATGGGCAGCACCTGATTTAGAGCAACATAATCTGATTTATTTATCTAATTGGGATTGGGGATTTAGAAACATAACCAACAATAAGAAAGCCATCAATCACGCGACTGATGTCGAAGGACTTAAATTAAGAACACCACCAGAGGTTCAACTTCAGTCGGCAATGTCTGCTCTTGGTGCGAATGTAGCACAGCTTTCATTTAATGAATTGTATATGGCGCTCAAGCAAGGTGTCGTTGATGGACAGGAGAACCCACTTTCCGTCATTTATTATAATAAATTATACGAAGTTCAAAACAATCTAGCGATGACAGAGCATGTCTATAACTCAATGGTTAACGTTATATCTAAGAAAAAATGGGATAAATTAACGCCAGAACAACAAATTATTCTAAAAGAGGAAAGTATCAAAGCTGGGAATATGATGCGTGAGACCATGCAAAAGGAACAAGTCGAGCTAGTTAAAATGCTTGAAGAAAAGGGTATGAAGGTGACACGTCCGAACAAAGCAGAATTTAAAGCTGCGATGGGACCTGCTTATACCAAAATTGGTCAGTATGCAGGCGAAGAAAACCTTCAAACGTTCCTCGATATGTTGAATTAA
- a CDS encoding cupin domain-containing protein: MSVERKQYVYTIKDLPMTPIVEEQGISTRFLLGDSIMVSFIENPPGADFPIHSHDCEQIMIMLEGSEEHVIGDQVISMKAGDVAVHPSNTPHGGKSVTGMKAIDIFAPPRRGHLEKMKQYGTFPNPDGTYPKKNNIDD, encoded by the coding sequence ATGTCTGTTGAAAGAAAACAATATGTCTACACAATTAAAGATCTTCCAATGACTCCCATTGTAGAGGAGCAAGGAATCAGTACGCGATTTCTTCTTGGAGATAGCATCATGGTTAGCTTCATTGAAAACCCTCCAGGTGCAGATTTTCCGATTCACTCACATGACTGTGAGCAAATAATGATTATGCTAGAAGGGTCAGAAGAACATGTCATTGGTGATCAAGTCATATCAATGAAGGCTGGTGATGTTGCGGTACATCCTTCAAATACACCACACGGTGGTAAAAGTGTCACTGGCATGAAAGCCATCGATATTTTTGCTCCGCCACGTCGTGGGCATTTAGAAAAAATGAAGCAATATGGAACATTCCCTAACCCTGATGGTACTTATCCTAAGAAAAACAACATTGATGATTAA
- the kduD gene encoding 2-dehydro-3-deoxy-D-gluconate 5-dehydrogenase KduD, giving the protein MFDLSGKVAIVTGCNTGLGQGMAVALAKAGADIVGVGHIQPTETAKKITQFGKRFKFVEANLLSIEPVQRIIDEAVEAFGRVDILVNNAGIIRREDSINFSEKDWDDVMNINIKVPMFLSQSVAKQFIKQGNGGKIVNIASMLSFQGGIRVPSYTSSKSGIMGLTKLLACEWASHGINVNAIAPGYMATDNTEALRKDEDRSAEILSRIPASRWGTPDDLAGPVVFLASPASDYVNGYTVAVDGGWLAR; this is encoded by the coding sequence ATGTTTGATTTATCAGGGAAAGTAGCCATTGTTACAGGTTGTAATACGGGCTTAGGTCAAGGTATGGCTGTCGCTTTAGCAAAGGCTGGAGCAGACATTGTCGGTGTTGGTCATATTCAACCGACTGAAACAGCGAAAAAAATAACCCAGTTTGGGAAAAGATTTAAGTTTGTTGAAGCAAACCTATTATCAATAGAGCCAGTACAAAGAATCATTGATGAAGCCGTAGAAGCTTTCGGAAGAGTCGATATTTTAGTTAATAATGCCGGTATCATCCGCAGAGAGGATTCGATCAATTTCTCTGAAAAAGATTGGGATGACGTTATGAACATCAATATCAAGGTTCCAATGTTCTTGTCTCAATCAGTTGCGAAACAGTTCATAAAACAAGGTAATGGCGGAAAAATAGTCAACATAGCATCCATGCTTTCGTTCCAAGGTGGCATACGCGTTCCTTCATATACATCAAGTAAGTCTGGAATTATGGGGTTAACAAAACTGTTAGCTTGCGAATGGGCATCTCATGGAATTAATGTCAATGCCATCGCGCCCGGTTATATGGCAACAGACAATACTGAAGCGTTACGTAAAGACGAAGATCGAAGTGCAGAAATATTAAGTCGAATCCCAGCCAGTCGCTGGGGCACACCAGACGATCTTGCTGGTCCTGTTGTCTTTTTAGCTTCTCCGGCTAGTGATTATGTGAATGGATATACCGTTGCCGTCGACGGTGGTTGGTTAGCAAGGTAA
- a CDS encoding IclR family transcriptional regulator produces MTMQNKVEYRAPALEKALDIIELLSQSKQPLTKKEISVSLDRTVNEIFRMLEVLKVREYVTHNDVQGTYELSLKMYELSNLHPPIKRLLRTANPEMLELSEHVQQSCHLSMYDRGHMLIVARQESPYKMGFGVRLGARIDIFGSGSGIVALAFNDLETRMKMLESSGATEEEIKFVLQEVEKTIRDGLYVGESPQISGVTNISLPILSIHGNAAAVLTIPYLTLNATTLHHNIVGVDKAKIFAQLSAKKLTESVGGKWHLPEL; encoded by the coding sequence ATGACTATGCAGAATAAAGTGGAATATCGTGCTCCGGCTCTTGAAAAAGCTCTTGATATCATTGAGTTACTGAGTCAATCGAAGCAACCACTTACAAAAAAAGAGATCTCAGTAAGTTTAGATAGAACAGTAAATGAAATTTTTCGAATGCTTGAGGTACTCAAGGTTCGTGAATATGTAACTCATAACGATGTTCAGGGCACATACGAGTTGAGCTTGAAGATGTATGAGTTATCTAATCTTCATCCTCCTATCAAACGTTTACTTCGAACGGCAAATCCTGAAATGCTCGAGTTAAGTGAGCATGTACAACAATCTTGTCACCTGAGCATGTATGATCGAGGTCACATGCTTATAGTTGCGAGACAAGAGAGCCCATACAAAATGGGTTTTGGCGTTAGGTTAGGAGCTCGAATAGATATATTTGGTTCTGGTTCAGGTATTGTAGCGTTAGCATTTAATGATTTAGAAACGAGAATGAAGATGTTGGAAAGCTCTGGAGCGACAGAAGAAGAAATAAAATTCGTCTTACAAGAAGTTGAAAAGACGATAAGAGACGGGTTATATGTTGGAGAAAGTCCACAAATAAGCGGCGTCACCAATATTTCTTTACCTATCCTATCCATTCATGGGAACGCTGCTGCTGTCTTAACAATACCGTATCTGACTTTGAATGCGACAACATTACATCACAATATTGTAGGTGTAGATAAAGCTAAAATATTCGCACAACTATCTGCAAAAAAACTGACCGAATCTGTCGGTGGTAAGTGGCATTTGCCTGAGCTGTGA
- a CDS encoding YicC/YloC family endoribonuclease: MIYSMTAYSRKEVKGDWGSAVWEIRSVNQRYLETYFRLPEQFRGLEPILRERFRKRLARGKVECHLRFEANPDAKGELSINETLAKQVINAANQVSNLIGESNRINPFQVMQWPGVMETPEQDMDAIKKDLLAAFDEGVSEFIEARGREGTNMKDLITTRLDAITDEAIKVRDRMPEIIEWQRERLIKKFEEAKIELDATRVEQELIMLAQKVDVAEEIDRLDSHVKETNNILKKGGACGRKLDFMMQEFNREANTLASKSISTDITASGVELKVLIEQMREQIQNIE, translated from the coding sequence ATGATCTACAGCATGACGGCATACTCTCGCAAAGAAGTGAAAGGCGATTGGGGTAGCGCAGTATGGGAAATTCGTAGCGTGAACCAACGCTATTTAGAAACTTACTTCCGCTTACCAGAACAATTTCGTGGTTTAGAGCCTATTTTGCGCGAGCGCTTTCGTAAACGTCTTGCTAGAGGCAAAGTAGAGTGCCATTTGCGCTTTGAAGCCAACCCTGATGCGAAAGGTGAGTTATCAATCAATGAAACACTTGCTAAACAAGTCATTAATGCGGCAAACCAAGTATCTAATCTTATTGGTGAAAGTAATCGAATCAATCCATTTCAAGTTATGCAATGGCCTGGCGTGATGGAAACACCAGAACAAGACATGGATGCGATCAAAAAAGATTTATTAGCGGCGTTTGATGAAGGTGTAAGTGAATTCATTGAAGCTCGTGGCCGTGAAGGCACAAACATGAAAGATTTGATTACCACTCGCCTTGACGCGATTACAGATGAAGCCATCAAAGTTCGTGATCGTATGCCTGAGATTATTGAGTGGCAACGTGAACGACTAATCAAGAAATTTGAAGAGGCTAAAATCGAACTTGACGCGACTCGTGTGGAGCAGGAGCTCATTATGCTTGCTCAGAAAGTAGATGTAGCCGAAGAGATAGATCGTTTAGATTCTCACGTTAAAGAAACAAATAATATTCTGAAAAAAGGCGGGGCATGTGGCAGAAAGCTCGACTTTATGATGCAAGAATTCAATCGTGAAGCAAATACTCTGGCCTCTAAATCAATCAGTACAGACATCACCGCTTCAGGTGTTGAGCTGAAAGTATTGATTGAGCAGATGAGAGAACAGATCCAGAACATAGAGTAA